ACCAGGACCAGGACCAGGTCCAGGAGGAGCCCTGCGGTGGCCTGTTGGATGAAGccgccctccacctccacctccacctccacctccaccaggACCAGGACCAGGAGGGCCTCAACCTCCTGGAGCAACACAAGGACGATGCTGCTGCTAAGGATGATcacgaggaggaggtggagcaagGGGATGCAACCATAGATGATGATAATGCTGTCAAACATCATCATCATGAGGTGGTGGAGCAAAGTGTAATACATGATGCCGTTGCTCTTGCTGTTGCTCTTGATGATGATCAGGACAAGAAGCCACTTATTGAGCAATGTACTAGTACCACCTCTTCCTCTTGTCAACAACTAACAACAGCCATGGagaatgatgatgatgctcttgtgCAAGTTCAAGATGCCACCCACCCAAGGGATCAAGACATTGCTGCTGAGGGACAAGAGACACCGGAAGCTCATCAGCTGGGATCAACTGAGAATGCTGATGCTCTTGTGCAAGTTCAAGAGGAAGGTGCCACTGCTGTAGATGACCATGACAAGGCAGTGGACCAATGCATCACTTATGATGACTTGGGAACAACCATGGAGGATGATGTTGCTAAGGATGATCAGGAGGTGGCGGAGCAAGGTGTCATTGACCAAGGGTATGCACCCATGGATGGTGATAATTCTGTCAAATATCACGAGGTGCTGCTGCTAAGTGCCGCGCAAGGAACGCGCCCTACCACTCATGACATTGCTGCTGCCGAGGATCAAGGAAAGAATGTGGAGCAATGCACCACTTATGATGACTTGGGAACAACCATGGAGAATGATGTAGCTAAGGATGACCAGCAGGTGGTGGAGCAAGGTGTCATTGACCAAGGGGATGCAGCCATAGATGATGACAATGATGTCAAACATCACGAGGTGCTGCTGCTAGTTGCCGTGGAAGGAACGCGCGCTACCACAGATCACATTGCTGCTGTCGAGGATCAAGGAAAGAGTGTGGAGCAATGTACCACTTATTATGACCTGGGAACAACCATgaagagtgatgatgatgtggacGATAATGCTACTGTTGAAGAACAAGAGGTGCTGGAGGAGCAAGGTGTTGTCGATTTAACCATGGATGATGATGATTCTGTCCAAGATCACAAGGTGTTGCAGCAAGGTATCATTGACGGAGCCGATGACATTGCTGTTGAGAAGCAAGAGAAAGTGCTGGAGCAATGTTCAAGAGCAACCAAGGATGAGTACACTGTCAAAGAAAAGGAGATGGTGGTGGAGCAAGGTGTCATTGACCCAAGGTACATGGATCTTGCCACGGAAGATCAGGTTAAGTTGTCGATCGTAGACGACCAGGGTACAGTgcccatggatgatattgtggtgaaagacCATGATAAGGCGGTGGCGCAATATGCCAGCGATGCAATAGTAACAATCAAGGATGAGAGTCCTGTGGAGGAACATGATACGGTGGGGAATCAAGGTGTCATCGACAAAAATGGCAGAACCAAGGATGATATTGATGTGGAGGGACATGGCTATCTGAAGGAACAGGTCATCGTCGATAACTGGGGTACATCCAGTGATGCTACTGCTTTGGAAGGTCAGAAGAATGAGGCTGAGCCACGCATCGGTGATGCACAGATAGCAGGCAAGGACATGGATGGTGTTCATGCTGAGGGGAACATGATGGAGCAAAGGACCGGCGATAAACAGGGAGCAACACACTCTGATTTCACTGTTGATAAGCACCAGGATGTAGTGGAGCGTGTCCGCCATGAGTGGGGTGCACCTGAGGATGATCGTGCTATAGACACGGCAGCTTATCAAGGTACCGGCGATTGGGGTATAGTTAGCGAGGAGAAGGTTAAGCTGCCTGAGGATGATCGTGCTATGGACACGGCAGCTTATCAAGGTACCGGAGATTGGGGTACAGCTAGCAAGGAGAAGTATAAGCTGCCTGCTAGAAGATATCCACAAAAGCCCAGAAAACTTAACTGCCCCTCTTACATGTCAAAAGGGACCTGCACATACGGGCCCTCATGCCACTTCAATCAC
The sequence above is a segment of the Triticum dicoccoides isolate Atlit2015 ecotype Zavitan chromosome 1A, WEW_v2.0, whole genome shotgun sequence genome. Coding sequences within it:
- the LOC119357286 gene encoding uncharacterized protein LOC119357286 produces the protein DQDQDQDHHHHHHHHVPRAKRALHLPQPPTPSPSRPPSAAAAVEHHQDQDQVQEEPCGGLLDEAALHLHLHLHLHQDQDQEGLNLLEQHKDDAAAKDDHEEEVEQGDATIDDDNAVKHHHHEVVEQSVIHDAVALAVALDDDQDKKPLIEQCTSTTSSSCQQLTTAMENDDDALVQVQDATHPRDQDIAAEGQETPEAHQLGSTENADALVQVQEEGATAVDDHDKAVDQCITYDDLGTTMEDDVAKDDQEVAEQGVIDQGYAPMDGDNSVKYHEVLLLSAAQGTRPTTHDIAAAEDQGKNVEQCTTYDDLGTTMENDVAKDDQQVVEQGVIDQGDAAIDDDNDVKHHEVLLLVAVEGTRATTDHIAAVEDQGKSVEQCTTYYDLGTTMKSDDDVDDNATVEEQEVLEEQGVVDLTMDDDDSVQDHKVLQQGIIDGADDIAVEKQEKVLEQCSRATKDEYTVKEKEMVVEQGVIDPRYMDLATEDQVKLSIVDDQGTVPMDDIVVKDHDKAVAQYASDAIVTIKDESPVEEHDTVGNQGVIDKNGRTKDDIDVEGHGYLKEQVIVDNWGTSSDATALEGQKNEAEPRIGDAQIAGKDMDGVHAEGNMMEQRTGDKQGATHSDFTVDKHQDVVERVRHEWGAPEDDRAIDTAAYQGTGDWGIVSEEKVKLPEDDRAMDTAAYQGTGDWGTASKEKYKLPARRYPQKPRKLNCPSYMSKGTCTYGPSCHFNHPPQLKSRSDESWRPSERRNHGAAEILELNRLGLPIREGARNCDYYMRTGACRYGKNCHFNHPDHVIDAQFNPPTGWEDNALQQMEKSSDRTLDETSHMKKSSDDATLDNRSHMKKSSDDATFDDRSHLKKPSDGATLDDRSHLKKPSDGAIVDDTSYSKKSSDHDNSCSSGVLPPSIFRMLLPPQKVLPGTEGKAKKKSGWSSDDSDGCCSADSSDGPLCKQGGHVDYPERPGRPEYHHPKQSKDKEEVNYPERPGKPDCPFYMRFGDCKFASACNYHHPKDKYLAGRPDEPECPFLMKRGYCKLRAQCKFYHPEASNPTMQSPTDAKRSVTTDEHHPSTRITLQDYMLPQQPQYPERPGQPECRYYLQFGKCKYLSACIFHHPKDRLAAHSDQIGPGMPDCPFYMKTGKCQFGSACEFRHPKDIHSSSTTEEAFGERTGSGAYDSLTRSDNGVEQQEESIMYPERPGEPECNHYMRQGYCKFQMNCKYHHPGDRLSKKQYCCFNCSEVIRTDHLSKAGTRWLPHECYQRKALS